One segment of Danio aesculapii chromosome 3, fDanAes4.1, whole genome shotgun sequence DNA contains the following:
- the hgs gene encoding hepatocyte growth factor-regulated tyrosine kinase substrate isoform X5, with the protein MGKGGGTFERLLEKATSQLLLETDWESILQICDLIRQGDTQAKYAIGAIKKKLNDKNPHVALYALEVLESVVKNCGQTIHDEVASKQTMEELKELFKKQPEPNVKNKILYLIQAWAHAFRNEPKYKVVQDTYQIMKVEGHVFPEFKESDAMFAAERAPDWVDAEECHRCRVQFGVMTRKHHCRACGQIFCGKCSSKYSTIPKFGIEKEVRVCEPCFEILNKKAEGKASSAGPSELPPEYLTSPLSQQSQVVPTESMPPKRDEAALQEEEELQLAIALSQSEAEEKERMRQKNTYSAYPKADPTPVTSSAPPVSTLYSSPVNSSAPSAEEVDPELARYLNRTYWEKKQEEVRKSPTPSAPAPVSLAEPVPVSQPVESHVPVQPINIVEQYQNGESEENHEQFLKALQNAVTTFLNRMKSNHMRGRSITNDSAVLSLFQSINNMHPQLLEILNQLDEKRLYYEGLQDKLAQVRDARAALNALREEHREKLRRAAEEAERQRQIQLAQKLEIMRQKKQEYLEMQRQLAIQRLQEQEKERQMRLEQQKHTIQMRAQMPAFSLPYAQMQSMPPNVAGGVVYPPAGPPSYPGTFSPSGSVEGSPMHGVYMNQAGQTAAGGPYQAMPPTDPNMVNAYMYQTAGTSGQPPAPGQAPPTTTPAYTNYQPTPTQGYQNVVSQAQSLPPMSQAAPTNGIAYMGYQPYNMQNMMSALPGQDPNMPPQQPYMPGQQHMYQQMAPPGGPQQQSQQQPPPPPPQAPPGSAEAQLISFD; encoded by the exons GTCCTGGAGTCAGTGGTGAAGAACTGTGGCCAGACCATTCATGATGAAGTGGCCAGTAAGCAGACGATGGAGGAGCTGAAAGAGCTGTTCAAG AAACAACCCGAACCTAACGTGAAGAACAAGATCCTTTATCTGATCCAGGCCTGGGCTCACGCCTTCCGAAACGAACCCAAGTACAAAGTTGTCCAGGACACCTATCAAATTATGAAGGTGGAAG GTCACGTCTTCCCAGAATTCAAGGAGAGCGATGCCATGTTTGCAGCAGAGAGG gCCCCTGATTGGGTGGATGCAGAGGAGTGTCACAGATGTAGGGTTCAGTTTGGGGTTATGACCCGAAAG CACCACTGCAGGGCATGTGGGCAGATTTTCTGTGGGAAGTGCTCTTCGAAGTACTCAACCATTCCCAAGTTCGGTATTGAGAAGGAGGTGCGAGTGTGTGAGCCCTGCTTCGAGATTCTCAACAA AAAAGCGGAAGGGAAGGCATCCAGCGCTGGGCCGTCGGAACTCCCCCCTGAGTACCTGACCAGCCCTCTGTCCCAGCAGTCTCAGGTAGTGCCCACCGAATCA ATGCCTCCTAAAAGAGACGAGGCGGCGCTGCAGGAGGAAGAGGAGCTTCAACTGGCCATTGCTCTGTCCCAGAGTGAGGCCGAGGAGAAGGAGAGGATG AGACAGAAGAACACTTATTCTGCCTATCCCAAAGCAGATCCCACTCCCGTGACCTCCTCTGCTCCTCCGGTCAGCACTCTCTACTCCTCACCTGTG AACTCATCAGCTCCATCGGCTGAAGAAGTGGATCCAGAG CTGGCCCGTTACCTGAACAGAACTTACTGGGAGAAAAAACAAGAAGAGGTTCGCAAGAGCCCCACCCCCTCTGCTCCTGCTCCTGTTTCATTGGCTGAGCCTGTACCGGTCAGCCAACCAGTGGAAAGCCACGTTCCAGTCCAGCCAATCAACATCGTGGAG CAGTATCAGAATGGAGAGTCTGAGGAGAACCATGAACAGTTCCTGAAGGCCTTGCAGAATGCAGTCACCACCTTCCTGAACCGCATGAAGAGCAACCACATGCGAGGCCGCAGCATCACCAATGACAGCGCAGTTCTCTCTCTCTTCCAGTCCATCAACAACATGCATCCACAACTGCTGGAGATACTCAACCAGCTGGATGAAAAGAGAC tgtaCTATGAGGGACTGCAGGATAAACTGGCGCAGGTGCGTGATGCTCGAGCTGCACTGAACGCTCTGAGAGAGGAGCACAGGGAGAAATTGAGACGAGCAGCCGAGGAggcagagagacagagacagatcCAGCTGGCACAGAAACTTGAGATCATGAGGCAGAAGAAACAG GAATACCTGGAGATGCAGAGGCAGCTGGCCATCCAGCGCCTGCAGGAGCAGGAGAAGGAGAGACAGATGCGGCTGGAGCAACAGAAACACACCATTCAGATGAGAGCACAGATGCCGGCCTTCTCTCTGCCTTACGCACAG ATGCAGTCAATGCCTCCTAATGTGGCAGGAGGAGTGGTTTATCCCCCTGCTGGCCCTCCAAGTTATCCAGGCACATTCAGTCCTTCTGGTTCGGTGGAAGGGTCACCCATGCATGGAGTCTACATGAACCAGGCCGGTCAGACTGCTGCCGGTGGCCCGTATCAGGCCATGCCACCTACAG ATCCCAACATGGTGAATGCTTACATGTATCAGACTGCGGGCACCAGTGGGCAGCCGCCAGCCCCAGGACAAGCCCCGCCAACAACCACCCCTGCCTACACTAATTACCAGCCCACACCCACACAAGGCTACCAG AACGTAGTGTCTCAGGCTCAGAGTTTGCCACCAATGTCCCAGGCCGCCCCGACCAATGGTATAGCTTATATGGGCTACCAGCCATACAATATGCAG AATATGATGAGCGCTCTTCCTGGACAAGACCCTAACATGCCTCCCCAACAGCCCTACATGCCTGGACAACAGCACATGTACCAGCAG ATGGCTCCTCCTGGTGGTCCTCAGCAGCAGTCGCAGCAgcagcctcctcctcctcctcctcaagcTCCTCCGGGCAGTGCAGAGGCTcagctcatttcatttgattga
- the hgs gene encoding hepatocyte growth factor-regulated tyrosine kinase substrate isoform X2 — MGKGGGTFERLLEKATSQLLLETDWESILQICDLIRQGDTQAKYAIGAIKKKLNDKNPHVALYALEVLESVVKNCGQTIHDEVASKQTMEELKELFKKQPEPNVKNKILYLIQAWAHAFRNEPKYKVVQDTYQIMKVEGHVFPEFKESDAMFAAERAPDWVDAEECHRCRVQFGVMTRKHHCRACGQIFCGKCSSKYSTIPKFGIEKEVRVCEPCFEILNNHPSLSPPPRKAEGKASSAGPSELPPEYLTSPLSQQSQVVPTESMPPKRDEAALQEEEELQLAIALSQSEAEEKERMRQKNTYSAYPKADPTPVTSSAPPVSTLYSSPVNSSAPSAEEVDPELARYLNRTYWEKKQEEVRKSPTPSAPAPVSLAEPVPVSQPVESHVPVQPINIVEQYQNGESEENHEQFLKALQNAVTTFLNRMKSNHMRGRSITNDSAVLSLFQSINNMHPQLLEILNQLDEKRLYYEGLQDKLAQVRDARAALNALREEHREKLRRAAEEAERQRQIQLAQKLEIMRQKKQEYLEMQRQLAIQRLQEQEKERQMRLEQQKHTIQMRAQMPAFSLPYAQMQSMPPNVAGGVVYPPAGPPSYPGTFSPSGSVEGSPMHGVYMNQAGQTAAGGPYQAMPPTDPNMVNAYMYQTAGTSGQPPAPGQAPPTTTPAYTNYQPTPTQGYQNVVSQAQSLPPMSQAAPTNGIAYMGYQPYNMQNMMSALPGQDPNMPPQQPYMPGQQHMYQQMAPPGGPQQQSQQQPPPPPPQAPPGSAEAQLISFD, encoded by the exons GTCCTGGAGTCAGTGGTGAAGAACTGTGGCCAGACCATTCATGATGAAGTGGCCAGTAAGCAGACGATGGAGGAGCTGAAAGAGCTGTTCAAG AAACAACCCGAACCTAACGTGAAGAACAAGATCCTTTATCTGATCCAGGCCTGGGCTCACGCCTTCCGAAACGAACCCAAGTACAAAGTTGTCCAGGACACCTATCAAATTATGAAGGTGGAAG GTCACGTCTTCCCAGAATTCAAGGAGAGCGATGCCATGTTTGCAGCAGAGAGG gCCCCTGATTGGGTGGATGCAGAGGAGTGTCACAGATGTAGGGTTCAGTTTGGGGTTATGACCCGAAAG CACCACTGCAGGGCATGTGGGCAGATTTTCTGTGGGAAGTGCTCTTCGAAGTACTCAACCATTCCCAAGTTCGGTATTGAGAAGGAGGTGCGAGTGTGTGAGCCCTGCTTCGAGATTCTCAACAA CCACCCTTCCCTCTCTCCCCCTCCTAGAAAAGCGGAAGGGAAGGCATCCAGCGCTGGGCCGTCGGAACTCCCCCCTGAGTACCTGACCAGCCCTCTGTCCCAGCAGTCTCAGGTAGTGCCCACCGAATCA ATGCCTCCTAAAAGAGACGAGGCGGCGCTGCAGGAGGAAGAGGAGCTTCAACTGGCCATTGCTCTGTCCCAGAGTGAGGCCGAGGAGAAGGAGAGGATG AGACAGAAGAACACTTATTCTGCCTATCCCAAAGCAGATCCCACTCCCGTGACCTCCTCTGCTCCTCCGGTCAGCACTCTCTACTCCTCACCTGTG AACTCATCAGCTCCATCGGCTGAAGAAGTGGATCCAGAG CTGGCCCGTTACCTGAACAGAACTTACTGGGAGAAAAAACAAGAAGAGGTTCGCAAGAGCCCCACCCCCTCTGCTCCTGCTCCTGTTTCATTGGCTGAGCCTGTACCGGTCAGCCAACCAGTGGAAAGCCACGTTCCAGTCCAGCCAATCAACATCGTGGAG CAGTATCAGAATGGAGAGTCTGAGGAGAACCATGAACAGTTCCTGAAGGCCTTGCAGAATGCAGTCACCACCTTCCTGAACCGCATGAAGAGCAACCACATGCGAGGCCGCAGCATCACCAATGACAGCGCAGTTCTCTCTCTCTTCCAGTCCATCAACAACATGCATCCACAACTGCTGGAGATACTCAACCAGCTGGATGAAAAGAGAC tgtaCTATGAGGGACTGCAGGATAAACTGGCGCAGGTGCGTGATGCTCGAGCTGCACTGAACGCTCTGAGAGAGGAGCACAGGGAGAAATTGAGACGAGCAGCCGAGGAggcagagagacagagacagatcCAGCTGGCACAGAAACTTGAGATCATGAGGCAGAAGAAACAG GAATACCTGGAGATGCAGAGGCAGCTGGCCATCCAGCGCCTGCAGGAGCAGGAGAAGGAGAGACAGATGCGGCTGGAGCAACAGAAACACACCATTCAGATGAGAGCACAGATGCCGGCCTTCTCTCTGCCTTACGCACAG ATGCAGTCAATGCCTCCTAATGTGGCAGGAGGAGTGGTTTATCCCCCTGCTGGCCCTCCAAGTTATCCAGGCACATTCAGTCCTTCTGGTTCGGTGGAAGGGTCACCCATGCATGGAGTCTACATGAACCAGGCCGGTCAGACTGCTGCCGGTGGCCCGTATCAGGCCATGCCACCTACAG ATCCCAACATGGTGAATGCTTACATGTATCAGACTGCGGGCACCAGTGGGCAGCCGCCAGCCCCAGGACAAGCCCCGCCAACAACCACCCCTGCCTACACTAATTACCAGCCCACACCCACACAAGGCTACCAG AACGTAGTGTCTCAGGCTCAGAGTTTGCCACCAATGTCCCAGGCCGCCCCGACCAATGGTATAGCTTATATGGGCTACCAGCCATACAATATGCAG AATATGATGAGCGCTCTTCCTGGACAAGACCCTAACATGCCTCCCCAACAGCCCTACATGCCTGGACAACAGCACATGTACCAGCAG ATGGCTCCTCCTGGTGGTCCTCAGCAGCAGTCGCAGCAgcagcctcctcctcctcctcctcaagcTCCTCCGGGCAGTGCAGAGGCTcagctcatttcatttgattga
- the hgs gene encoding hepatocyte growth factor-regulated tyrosine kinase substrate isoform X1 has translation MGKGGGTFERLLEKATSQLLLETDWESILQICDLIRQGDTQAKYAIGAIKKKLNDKNPHVALYALEVLESVVKNCGQTIHDEVASKQTMEELKELFKKQPEPNVKNKILYLIQAWAHAFRNEPKYKVVQDTYQIMKVEGHVFPEFKESDAMFAAERAPDWVDAEECHRCRVQFGVMTRKHHCRACGQIFCGKCSSKYSTIPKFGIEKEVRVCEPCFEILNNHPSLSPPPRKAEGKASSAGPSELPPEYLTSPLSQQSQVVPTESMPPKRDEAALQEEEELQLAIALSQSEAEEKERMRQKNTYSAYPKADPTPVTSSAPPVSTLYSSPVNSSAPSAEEVDPELARYLNRTYWEKKQEEVRKSPTPSAPAPVSLAEPVPVSQPVESHVPVQPINIVEQQYQNGESEENHEQFLKALQNAVTTFLNRMKSNHMRGRSITNDSAVLSLFQSINNMHPQLLEILNQLDEKRLYYEGLQDKLAQVRDARAALNALREEHREKLRRAAEEAERQRQIQLAQKLEIMRQKKQEYLEMQRQLAIQRLQEQEKERQMRLEQQKHTIQMRAQMPAFSLPYAQMQSMPPNVAGGVVYPPAGPPSYPGTFSPSGSVEGSPMHGVYMNQAGQTAAGGPYQAMPPTDPNMVNAYMYQTAGTSGQPPAPGQAPPTTTPAYTNYQPTPTQGYQNVVSQAQSLPPMSQAAPTNGIAYMGYQPYNMQNMMSALPGQDPNMPPQQPYMPGQQHMYQQMAPPGGPQQQSQQQPPPPPPQAPPGSAEAQLISFD, from the exons GTCCTGGAGTCAGTGGTGAAGAACTGTGGCCAGACCATTCATGATGAAGTGGCCAGTAAGCAGACGATGGAGGAGCTGAAAGAGCTGTTCAAG AAACAACCCGAACCTAACGTGAAGAACAAGATCCTTTATCTGATCCAGGCCTGGGCTCACGCCTTCCGAAACGAACCCAAGTACAAAGTTGTCCAGGACACCTATCAAATTATGAAGGTGGAAG GTCACGTCTTCCCAGAATTCAAGGAGAGCGATGCCATGTTTGCAGCAGAGAGG gCCCCTGATTGGGTGGATGCAGAGGAGTGTCACAGATGTAGGGTTCAGTTTGGGGTTATGACCCGAAAG CACCACTGCAGGGCATGTGGGCAGATTTTCTGTGGGAAGTGCTCTTCGAAGTACTCAACCATTCCCAAGTTCGGTATTGAGAAGGAGGTGCGAGTGTGTGAGCCCTGCTTCGAGATTCTCAACAA CCACCCTTCCCTCTCTCCCCCTCCTAGAAAAGCGGAAGGGAAGGCATCCAGCGCTGGGCCGTCGGAACTCCCCCCTGAGTACCTGACCAGCCCTCTGTCCCAGCAGTCTCAGGTAGTGCCCACCGAATCA ATGCCTCCTAAAAGAGACGAGGCGGCGCTGCAGGAGGAAGAGGAGCTTCAACTGGCCATTGCTCTGTCCCAGAGTGAGGCCGAGGAGAAGGAGAGGATG AGACAGAAGAACACTTATTCTGCCTATCCCAAAGCAGATCCCACTCCCGTGACCTCCTCTGCTCCTCCGGTCAGCACTCTCTACTCCTCACCTGTG AACTCATCAGCTCCATCGGCTGAAGAAGTGGATCCAGAG CTGGCCCGTTACCTGAACAGAACTTACTGGGAGAAAAAACAAGAAGAGGTTCGCAAGAGCCCCACCCCCTCTGCTCCTGCTCCTGTTTCATTGGCTGAGCCTGTACCGGTCAGCCAACCAGTGGAAAGCCACGTTCCAGTCCAGCCAATCAACATCGTGGAG CAGCAGTATCAGAATGGAGAGTCTGAGGAGAACCATGAACAGTTCCTGAAGGCCTTGCAGAATGCAGTCACCACCTTCCTGAACCGCATGAAGAGCAACCACATGCGAGGCCGCAGCATCACCAATGACAGCGCAGTTCTCTCTCTCTTCCAGTCCATCAACAACATGCATCCACAACTGCTGGAGATACTCAACCAGCTGGATGAAAAGAGAC tgtaCTATGAGGGACTGCAGGATAAACTGGCGCAGGTGCGTGATGCTCGAGCTGCACTGAACGCTCTGAGAGAGGAGCACAGGGAGAAATTGAGACGAGCAGCCGAGGAggcagagagacagagacagatcCAGCTGGCACAGAAACTTGAGATCATGAGGCAGAAGAAACAG GAATACCTGGAGATGCAGAGGCAGCTGGCCATCCAGCGCCTGCAGGAGCAGGAGAAGGAGAGACAGATGCGGCTGGAGCAACAGAAACACACCATTCAGATGAGAGCACAGATGCCGGCCTTCTCTCTGCCTTACGCACAG ATGCAGTCAATGCCTCCTAATGTGGCAGGAGGAGTGGTTTATCCCCCTGCTGGCCCTCCAAGTTATCCAGGCACATTCAGTCCTTCTGGTTCGGTGGAAGGGTCACCCATGCATGGAGTCTACATGAACCAGGCCGGTCAGACTGCTGCCGGTGGCCCGTATCAGGCCATGCCACCTACAG ATCCCAACATGGTGAATGCTTACATGTATCAGACTGCGGGCACCAGTGGGCAGCCGCCAGCCCCAGGACAAGCCCCGCCAACAACCACCCCTGCCTACACTAATTACCAGCCCACACCCACACAAGGCTACCAG AACGTAGTGTCTCAGGCTCAGAGTTTGCCACCAATGTCCCAGGCCGCCCCGACCAATGGTATAGCTTATATGGGCTACCAGCCATACAATATGCAG AATATGATGAGCGCTCTTCCTGGACAAGACCCTAACATGCCTCCCCAACAGCCCTACATGCCTGGACAACAGCACATGTACCAGCAG ATGGCTCCTCCTGGTGGTCCTCAGCAGCAGTCGCAGCAgcagcctcctcctcctcctcctcaagcTCCTCCGGGCAGTGCAGAGGCTcagctcatttcatttgattga
- the hgs gene encoding hepatocyte growth factor-regulated tyrosine kinase substrate isoform X3 yields MGKGGGTFERLLEKATSQLLLETDWESILQICDLIRQGDTQAKYAIGAIKKKLNDKNPHVALYALEVLESVVKNCGQTIHDEVASKQTMEELKELFKKQPEPNVKNKILYLIQAWAHAFRNEPKYKVVQDTYQIMKVEGHVFPEFKESDAMFAAERAPDWVDAEECHRCRVQFGVMTRKHHCRACGQIFCGKCSSKYSTIPKFGIEKEVRVCEPCFEILNNHPSLSPPPRKAEGKASSAGPSELPPEYLTSPLSQQSQMPPKRDEAALQEEEELQLAIALSQSEAEEKERMRQKNTYSAYPKADPTPVTSSAPPVSTLYSSPVNSSAPSAEEVDPELARYLNRTYWEKKQEEVRKSPTPSAPAPVSLAEPVPVSQPVESHVPVQPINIVEQQYQNGESEENHEQFLKALQNAVTTFLNRMKSNHMRGRSITNDSAVLSLFQSINNMHPQLLEILNQLDEKRLYYEGLQDKLAQVRDARAALNALREEHREKLRRAAEEAERQRQIQLAQKLEIMRQKKQEYLEMQRQLAIQRLQEQEKERQMRLEQQKHTIQMRAQMPAFSLPYAQMQSMPPNVAGGVVYPPAGPPSYPGTFSPSGSVEGSPMHGVYMNQAGQTAAGGPYQAMPPTDPNMVNAYMYQTAGTSGQPPAPGQAPPTTTPAYTNYQPTPTQGYQNVVSQAQSLPPMSQAAPTNGIAYMGYQPYNMQNMMSALPGQDPNMPPQQPYMPGQQHMYQQMAPPGGPQQQSQQQPPPPPPQAPPGSAEAQLISFD; encoded by the exons GTCCTGGAGTCAGTGGTGAAGAACTGTGGCCAGACCATTCATGATGAAGTGGCCAGTAAGCAGACGATGGAGGAGCTGAAAGAGCTGTTCAAG AAACAACCCGAACCTAACGTGAAGAACAAGATCCTTTATCTGATCCAGGCCTGGGCTCACGCCTTCCGAAACGAACCCAAGTACAAAGTTGTCCAGGACACCTATCAAATTATGAAGGTGGAAG GTCACGTCTTCCCAGAATTCAAGGAGAGCGATGCCATGTTTGCAGCAGAGAGG gCCCCTGATTGGGTGGATGCAGAGGAGTGTCACAGATGTAGGGTTCAGTTTGGGGTTATGACCCGAAAG CACCACTGCAGGGCATGTGGGCAGATTTTCTGTGGGAAGTGCTCTTCGAAGTACTCAACCATTCCCAAGTTCGGTATTGAGAAGGAGGTGCGAGTGTGTGAGCCCTGCTTCGAGATTCTCAACAA CCACCCTTCCCTCTCTCCCCCTCCTAGAAAAGCGGAAGGGAAGGCATCCAGCGCTGGGCCGTCGGAACTCCCCCCTGAGTACCTGACCAGCCCTCTGTCCCAGCAGTCTCAG ATGCCTCCTAAAAGAGACGAGGCGGCGCTGCAGGAGGAAGAGGAGCTTCAACTGGCCATTGCTCTGTCCCAGAGTGAGGCCGAGGAGAAGGAGAGGATG AGACAGAAGAACACTTATTCTGCCTATCCCAAAGCAGATCCCACTCCCGTGACCTCCTCTGCTCCTCCGGTCAGCACTCTCTACTCCTCACCTGTG AACTCATCAGCTCCATCGGCTGAAGAAGTGGATCCAGAG CTGGCCCGTTACCTGAACAGAACTTACTGGGAGAAAAAACAAGAAGAGGTTCGCAAGAGCCCCACCCCCTCTGCTCCTGCTCCTGTTTCATTGGCTGAGCCTGTACCGGTCAGCCAACCAGTGGAAAGCCACGTTCCAGTCCAGCCAATCAACATCGTGGAG CAGCAGTATCAGAATGGAGAGTCTGAGGAGAACCATGAACAGTTCCTGAAGGCCTTGCAGAATGCAGTCACCACCTTCCTGAACCGCATGAAGAGCAACCACATGCGAGGCCGCAGCATCACCAATGACAGCGCAGTTCTCTCTCTCTTCCAGTCCATCAACAACATGCATCCACAACTGCTGGAGATACTCAACCAGCTGGATGAAAAGAGAC tgtaCTATGAGGGACTGCAGGATAAACTGGCGCAGGTGCGTGATGCTCGAGCTGCACTGAACGCTCTGAGAGAGGAGCACAGGGAGAAATTGAGACGAGCAGCCGAGGAggcagagagacagagacagatcCAGCTGGCACAGAAACTTGAGATCATGAGGCAGAAGAAACAG GAATACCTGGAGATGCAGAGGCAGCTGGCCATCCAGCGCCTGCAGGAGCAGGAGAAGGAGAGACAGATGCGGCTGGAGCAACAGAAACACACCATTCAGATGAGAGCACAGATGCCGGCCTTCTCTCTGCCTTACGCACAG ATGCAGTCAATGCCTCCTAATGTGGCAGGAGGAGTGGTTTATCCCCCTGCTGGCCCTCCAAGTTATCCAGGCACATTCAGTCCTTCTGGTTCGGTGGAAGGGTCACCCATGCATGGAGTCTACATGAACCAGGCCGGTCAGACTGCTGCCGGTGGCCCGTATCAGGCCATGCCACCTACAG ATCCCAACATGGTGAATGCTTACATGTATCAGACTGCGGGCACCAGTGGGCAGCCGCCAGCCCCAGGACAAGCCCCGCCAACAACCACCCCTGCCTACACTAATTACCAGCCCACACCCACACAAGGCTACCAG AACGTAGTGTCTCAGGCTCAGAGTTTGCCACCAATGTCCCAGGCCGCCCCGACCAATGGTATAGCTTATATGGGCTACCAGCCATACAATATGCAG AATATGATGAGCGCTCTTCCTGGACAAGACCCTAACATGCCTCCCCAACAGCCCTACATGCCTGGACAACAGCACATGTACCAGCAG ATGGCTCCTCCTGGTGGTCCTCAGCAGCAGTCGCAGCAgcagcctcctcctcctcctcctcaagcTCCTCCGGGCAGTGCAGAGGCTcagctcatttcatttgattga
- the hgs gene encoding hepatocyte growth factor-regulated tyrosine kinase substrate isoform X4: MGKGGGTFERLLEKATSQLLLETDWESILQICDLIRQGDTQAKYAIGAIKKKLNDKNPHVALYALEVLESVVKNCGQTIHDEVASKQTMEELKELFKKQPEPNVKNKILYLIQAWAHAFRNEPKYKVVQDTYQIMKVEGHVFPEFKESDAMFAAERAPDWVDAEECHRCRVQFGVMTRKHHCRACGQIFCGKCSSKYSTIPKFGIEKEVRVCEPCFEILNKKAEGKASSAGPSELPPEYLTSPLSQQSQVVPTESMPPKRDEAALQEEEELQLAIALSQSEAEEKERMRQKNTYSAYPKADPTPVTSSAPPVSTLYSSPVNSSAPSAEEVDPELARYLNRTYWEKKQEEVRKSPTPSAPAPVSLAEPVPVSQPVESHVPVQPINIVEQQYQNGESEENHEQFLKALQNAVTTFLNRMKSNHMRGRSITNDSAVLSLFQSINNMHPQLLEILNQLDEKRLYYEGLQDKLAQVRDARAALNALREEHREKLRRAAEEAERQRQIQLAQKLEIMRQKKQEYLEMQRQLAIQRLQEQEKERQMRLEQQKHTIQMRAQMPAFSLPYAQMQSMPPNVAGGVVYPPAGPPSYPGTFSPSGSVEGSPMHGVYMNQAGQTAAGGPYQAMPPTDPNMVNAYMYQTAGTSGQPPAPGQAPPTTTPAYTNYQPTPTQGYQNVVSQAQSLPPMSQAAPTNGIAYMGYQPYNMQNMMSALPGQDPNMPPQQPYMPGQQHMYQQMAPPGGPQQQSQQQPPPPPPQAPPGSAEAQLISFD, encoded by the exons GTCCTGGAGTCAGTGGTGAAGAACTGTGGCCAGACCATTCATGATGAAGTGGCCAGTAAGCAGACGATGGAGGAGCTGAAAGAGCTGTTCAAG AAACAACCCGAACCTAACGTGAAGAACAAGATCCTTTATCTGATCCAGGCCTGGGCTCACGCCTTCCGAAACGAACCCAAGTACAAAGTTGTCCAGGACACCTATCAAATTATGAAGGTGGAAG GTCACGTCTTCCCAGAATTCAAGGAGAGCGATGCCATGTTTGCAGCAGAGAGG gCCCCTGATTGGGTGGATGCAGAGGAGTGTCACAGATGTAGGGTTCAGTTTGGGGTTATGACCCGAAAG CACCACTGCAGGGCATGTGGGCAGATTTTCTGTGGGAAGTGCTCTTCGAAGTACTCAACCATTCCCAAGTTCGGTATTGAGAAGGAGGTGCGAGTGTGTGAGCCCTGCTTCGAGATTCTCAACAA AAAAGCGGAAGGGAAGGCATCCAGCGCTGGGCCGTCGGAACTCCCCCCTGAGTACCTGACCAGCCCTCTGTCCCAGCAGTCTCAGGTAGTGCCCACCGAATCA ATGCCTCCTAAAAGAGACGAGGCGGCGCTGCAGGAGGAAGAGGAGCTTCAACTGGCCATTGCTCTGTCCCAGAGTGAGGCCGAGGAGAAGGAGAGGATG AGACAGAAGAACACTTATTCTGCCTATCCCAAAGCAGATCCCACTCCCGTGACCTCCTCTGCTCCTCCGGTCAGCACTCTCTACTCCTCACCTGTG AACTCATCAGCTCCATCGGCTGAAGAAGTGGATCCAGAG CTGGCCCGTTACCTGAACAGAACTTACTGGGAGAAAAAACAAGAAGAGGTTCGCAAGAGCCCCACCCCCTCTGCTCCTGCTCCTGTTTCATTGGCTGAGCCTGTACCGGTCAGCCAACCAGTGGAAAGCCACGTTCCAGTCCAGCCAATCAACATCGTGGAG CAGCAGTATCAGAATGGAGAGTCTGAGGAGAACCATGAACAGTTCCTGAAGGCCTTGCAGAATGCAGTCACCACCTTCCTGAACCGCATGAAGAGCAACCACATGCGAGGCCGCAGCATCACCAATGACAGCGCAGTTCTCTCTCTCTTCCAGTCCATCAACAACATGCATCCACAACTGCTGGAGATACTCAACCAGCTGGATGAAAAGAGAC tgtaCTATGAGGGACTGCAGGATAAACTGGCGCAGGTGCGTGATGCTCGAGCTGCACTGAACGCTCTGAGAGAGGAGCACAGGGAGAAATTGAGACGAGCAGCCGAGGAggcagagagacagagacagatcCAGCTGGCACAGAAACTTGAGATCATGAGGCAGAAGAAACAG GAATACCTGGAGATGCAGAGGCAGCTGGCCATCCAGCGCCTGCAGGAGCAGGAGAAGGAGAGACAGATGCGGCTGGAGCAACAGAAACACACCATTCAGATGAGAGCACAGATGCCGGCCTTCTCTCTGCCTTACGCACAG ATGCAGTCAATGCCTCCTAATGTGGCAGGAGGAGTGGTTTATCCCCCTGCTGGCCCTCCAAGTTATCCAGGCACATTCAGTCCTTCTGGTTCGGTGGAAGGGTCACCCATGCATGGAGTCTACATGAACCAGGCCGGTCAGACTGCTGCCGGTGGCCCGTATCAGGCCATGCCACCTACAG ATCCCAACATGGTGAATGCTTACATGTATCAGACTGCGGGCACCAGTGGGCAGCCGCCAGCCCCAGGACAAGCCCCGCCAACAACCACCCCTGCCTACACTAATTACCAGCCCACACCCACACAAGGCTACCAG AACGTAGTGTCTCAGGCTCAGAGTTTGCCACCAATGTCCCAGGCCGCCCCGACCAATGGTATAGCTTATATGGGCTACCAGCCATACAATATGCAG AATATGATGAGCGCTCTTCCTGGACAAGACCCTAACATGCCTCCCCAACAGCCCTACATGCCTGGACAACAGCACATGTACCAGCAG ATGGCTCCTCCTGGTGGTCCTCAGCAGCAGTCGCAGCAgcagcctcctcctcctcctcctcaagcTCCTCCGGGCAGTGCAGAGGCTcagctcatttcatttgattga